One genomic window of Camelina sativa cultivar DH55 chromosome 5, Cs, whole genome shotgun sequence includes the following:
- the LOC109133020 gene encoding putative defensin-like protein 119, which produces MMTKATILSIFMIVLVLGMITGETQGQEMCRDVLRGQKCVAHTCATFCKQKWNGSGFCFQNGQIKNCLCTFPCKS; this is translated from the exons ATGATGACTAAAGCCACAATTCTTTCTATCTTTATGATCGTTCTTGTTTTAG GAATGATAACGGGAGAGACGCAAGGACAAGAAATGTGTCGTGATGTTCTGAGAGGTCAAAAGTGTGTCGCTCACACCTGTGCCACTTTCTGTAAGCAAAAATGGAATGGAAGTGGCTTCTGCTTCCAGAACGGACAAATTAAAAACTGCCTTTGCACGTTCCCTTGcaaatcttga
- the LOC109133013 gene encoding putative defensin-like protein 119, whose translation MTKATVLAIFMIVLVLGMMTGETQGQEMCRDLPMRGQKCVAHTCATLCKQKWNGSGLCFPNGQTKGCLCTFHCKS comes from the exons atgaCTAAAGCCACAGTTCTTGCTATCTTTATGATCGTCCTCGTTTTAG GAATGATGACGGGAGAGACGCAAGGACAAGAAATGTGTCGTGATCTTCCAATGAGAGGTCAAAAGTGTGTCGCTCACACCTGTGCCACTCTCTGTAAGCAAAAATGGAATGGAAGTGGCTTGTGCTTCCCAAACGGACAAACTAAGGGCTGCCTCTGCACGTTTCATTGcaaatcttga
- the LOC109133027 gene encoding putative defensin-like protein 119 yields MTKATIHLAIFMMVLVFGMATAESTQGQEICHDIVMKGQTCVPSTCATICKQKWKGSGKCFPNGFTQSCLCTFPCNS; encoded by the exons ATGACTAAAGCCACAATTCATCTTGCTATCTTTATGATGGTCCtcgtttttg GGATGGCGACGGCTGAGTCGACGCAAGGACAAGAAATATGTCATGATATTGTAATGAAAGGTCAAACATGTGTCCCTAGCACCTGTGCCACTATTTGTAAGCAAAAATGGAAAGGAAGTGGCAAGTGCTTCCCAAACGGATTTACTCAGAGCTGCCTCTGCACGTTTCCTTgcaattcttga
- the LOC104788403 gene encoding E3 ubiquitin-protein ligase At4g11680-like, which yields MDVSPLLSRNRRRSSQQLRGAASRLIRRASNRRMMLREPSVRVREVAAEQLEERQSQWAYSKPIIVLDILWNFVFVVVSVVILGFTSQQEDPIVPLRVWIIGYNLQCLFHVACVIAEYKRRRREANINDDDGSSNHGSLSGGSEEDEESDDDGYIINDADGTSFTKHLESANTMFSFVWWIIGFYWVTADTEGLPQSSPQLYWLCVAFLAFDVMFVVICVAVASLIGIAVCCCLPCIIAILYALADQEGAADEEIERLLKFKFLTVKNSEKVNGEIRETQGGIMTGLGAESQTERVLCSEDAECNICLCGYEDGVELRELPCRHHFHSLCVDKWLRINATCPLCKFNILKNGEPSGSEQV from the exons ATGGACGTTTCGCCGCTTCTTAGCCGGAACAGACGAAGGTCATCTCAGCAGCTTCGTGGCGCAGCGTCGAGACTTATCCGCCGTGCTAGCAACCGTCGGATGATGCTCCGTGAGCCATCCGTTAGAGTCCGTGAGGTTGCCGCTGAGCAGCTTGAGGAACGTCAGAGTCAATGGGCTTACTCTAAGCCCATTATTGTTCTCGATATACTTTGGAATTTCGTCTTTGTGGTTGTCTCTGTCGTGATTCTAGGGTTTACTTCTCAACAAGAAGATCCTATTGTTCCTCTTAGGGTTTGGATTATAGGGTATAATCTCCAGTGTTTGTTTCACGTTGCTTGTGTTATCGCTGAGTACAAACGTCGCCGCCGAGAAGCTaatattaatgatgatgatggttccTCAAATCACGGATCTCTCAGCGGCggaagtgaagaagatgaagaatctgatgatgatggcTATATCATTAACGATGCTGATGGAACTAG CTTCACAAAGCACCTTGAATCTGCGAATACAATGTTCTCTTTTGTCTGGTGGATCATTGGGTTTTACTGGGTCACAGCTGATACTGAGGGACTACCTCAATCTTCCCCTCAGCTCTACTG GCTCTGTGTTGCATTCCTTGCCTTTGATGTTATGTTTGTTGTCATTTGCGTTGCGGTTGCTAGTCTTATTGGTATTGCTGTTTGTTGCTGTTTGCCTTGCATCATTGCCATCTTGTACGCATTAGCTGATCAG GAAGGTGCAGCGGATGAAGAGATAGAAAGGCTTTTAAAATTCAAGTTCCTCACAGTTAAGAATTCTGAGAAAGTGAATGGTGAAATCCGGGAAACTCAAGGTGGGATCATGACTGGGTTAGGTGCTGAGTCTCAAACCGAACGTGTGTTATGTAGCGAAGATGCT GAATGCAACATATGTCTATGTGGTTATGAAGATGGAGTAGAACTAAGGGAACTTCCTTGTAGACACCATTTCCACAGTTTATGTGTAGACAAATGGCTAAGGATCAACGCCACTTGCCCTCTCTGCAAATTCAATATTCTCAAGAATGGTGAACCTAGTGGTAGTGAGCAAGTGTGA
- the LOC109133007 gene encoding defensin-like protein 125, giving the protein MTKAITLAIFMVILVLGMVTKETQGGEVKKCYSYIITPKENCESLICAYECTRKYNGFGECYDTTSTTCICAHNCNI; this is encoded by the exons ATGACTAAAGCCATCACTCTTGCTATCTTCATGGTCATCCTCGTTTTAG gGATGGTTACAAAGGAAACGCAAGGAGGAGAAGTAAAAAAGTGTTATTCATATATCATAACACCGAAAGAAAACTGCGAGAGTTTGATATGTGCATATGAATGTACTAGGAAGTATAATGGATTCGGCGAGTGTTATGATACTACGAGCACGACATGCATCTGCGCTCAtaattgcaatatttga
- the LOC104788404 gene encoding BON1-associated protein 1-like, producing MTKTLEIHLKSAEGLKLNRRPLKKKTHAVVKIDEKERTSEPDESRVSNPTWNHKLEMPINGNVQFIYIEVFYRTRSGQNKSVGEAKIPTSDFMGKYSPEGHLNCLSYRLRDEFGDKCGIVNFSILVKSDPKAVSDTGLWRPRSDTPSIDGYGGRIVTGVPVWGLYQRPY from the coding sequence ATGACAAAAACATTGGAGATTCATCTAAAATCAGCAGAAGGGCTCAAGCTAAACCGAAGACCGCTCAAGAAAAAGACTCACGCCGTAGTAAAGATCGACGAGAAAGAACGAACATCTGAACCTGACGAATCGAGAGTAAGCAACCCAACATGGAACCATAAATTAGAGATGCCCATCAACGGTAATGTACAGTTTATATACATTGAGGTATTTTATCGAACACGTTCTGGGCAAAACAAAAGCGTCGGAGAAGCTAAAATCCCGACAAGCGATTTCATGGGGAAGTATTCGCCTGAAGGCCATTTGAATTGCTTAAGCTATAGATTGAGAGATGAGTTTGGTGATAAGTGTGGGATCGTCAATTTTTCGATTCTTGTTAAATCGGATCCGAAGGCGGTGAGTGATACTGGTTTGTGGAGACCGAGATCGGATACGCCATCGATTGATGGGTATGGTGGTCGGATTGTAACCGGAGTTCCAGTTTGGGGTCTGTACCAACGgccttattaa